Proteins from a single region of Coregonus clupeaformis isolate EN_2021a chromosome 35, ASM2061545v1, whole genome shotgun sequence:
- the LOC123482670 gene encoding interferon a3-like codes for MGSISLWMFLVLTICTWNKTIGCTWMSTQPPPRSMFHVFSNYTITMLEKMGDEVSPKCLMTFPYELYRQVDNFNADDQIAFISQTLNKIMKLYSSDKYESTASDQKGFYKSFMTYLERQTSELDRCEYSASSWEDIRTVVLLHMGRLDTTRTSQ; via the exons ATGGGTTCAATAAGCCTTTGGATGTTCCTGGTCCTGACGATTTGCACCTGGAATAAAACCATCGGATGCACTTGGATGAGTACACAACCTCCGCCTCGGAGCATGTTCCATGTGTTCAGCAACTACACCATAACGATGCTTGAGAAAATG GGTGATGAAGTCTCTCCAAAATGTCTGATGACTTTCCCTTACGAGCTATATAGACAGGTCGACAATTTCAAT GCTGACGACCAGATTGCCTTCATTTCGCAAACTCTGAACAAAATAATGAAATTGTACAGCAGTGATAAATATGAGTCCACCGCCTCGGACCAGAAAGGATTTTACAAGTCGTTTATGACATACCTCGAACGCCAGACCTCGGAGCTGGACAGATGC GAATACAGCGCAAGCAGCTGGGAAGACATAAGGACAGTGGTGCTGCTACACATGGGAAGACTAGACACAACACGGACTAGCCAATAa